TGAGCATCTTCATCGGCTCCCTCAAAGGATCGATGAAGATGAACTGCCGTAACCACATGGGAAGATTATCGACTTTGATACCGAACATCCCACCAGCGATTATTCCGACGGCGGCCGTGACTATTCCACCCATGAAAAGGACCCTCATCAACAGTCCGACGCCACCCGCCGGTTTGAACCTGATGAGGATCAGGCCAGTCAGCAGGGCCAGTGTCAGGCCATACCCCGCATCGGTCAGGCACATCGCGAAAAAGAGCACAAAGAAAGGAGCCAGCAGCGGAGTCGGATCGAACTCCCGGTACACCGGCCTGCCGTACAATGTTGAAACAAATTCGTAAGGCCTCATTCCCGCGTTATTATCCAGGTGGATGGGAGGTTCCTCTTCGGGAAGCGGATCCCTGAAAGAGACTTCGACCTCTTCGAAACGAGACGACAGGCCTTTCTCCAGATTCTTCCTGTCTACCGCCCTCACCCAGCCTTCTACGATGAAGGTGCTTTCAGTCCTGTACAGATTCGACTCGACACGCCTCAGTCCCGCCTCTTCAGTGTAATGATCGATAAGAATACAAAGCCTGTCATATCCCTTCGCCAGTTCGTGAGCCCTGGCCTCCGCACTCTCGATCCTGTCCCCGAATTCTTTCCATTTACCTTCCTCGGATCTGATGATCTCCGAGGGGGTCCCTTCCAGATGTCCCCAGGAATGGTGATGAGCGCCGAGTTCCTTCATTGCCTCGAGAAGGGGGGGGATCTCTTCCTTCGATACGATTGCGGTCAGGTATATATTCCCGTCCATTCTCCTGTACTCGGTCAATTCGGAATACTGGAATTTCTCCCTGATCTCATCCAGACGCCCGCCCGAATTTTTTTCCTCCATTTTCCAGAGCTGCATCACATAACCGTCTGTCGAGAACCTGTCGAAAGGAACGTCCAGCCCCTTCCAGTACTGAAGCATCGAAACCGTCTCCCTGCTTCTGTCGAGTGCCTCCTTCATGGAACGCATCTCCAGCTGAAGAGCTGAACATTCCGAACTGATCTCTTCCACAGGAGATTCGGCCTCAAGAGACTCGGCCTCACCGGCTGAGACCACCAGCGGCCCCGCAGAAAGTTTTTCAAAGAAAGATGGCTTGTGCGCGTATGGCTCAAGGAACTCGAGTGTGGATACGGCAAGTTCCAGTCTCGACTCGAGTCCCCTGAGGGCATCTTCGTCCAGCTGGATAGTATTATCCTCTATCGTGACATCGGTGACCTCAATGACACCCGACTCGCGAAGAAATCTTTTTATATCATCCCTGATGGCTGAATGACCCAGAAGCTGCATCTTCAGCATTCGGCTTATGCCCAAGCTGAACTCCTCCCGCTCTCAAAGGACATCCGAGTCCCTACAATCCTTTGTGGAACTCCTCTATAATCATATCGACGACTTCCCGGCGTTTCCCTTCAGCGCCTTTTCCCAAACTGTCGATGGTCTCGACATTGGATGCTCTGAGTTCACCGATTTTTTTCTGTGCATTTTCTCTGGCACTCGCGATCATCGTGCGCTTCAGTTCGTTTCCCTCTATCCTGGTATCTTCGAGAAGCTTTTCGCCCTCTTCCTTGGCCTGATCCACGATTCGGGATGCTTCGGATCCGGCCTCGGCAATCCGCTTTTTTGCATCCCCTTCTCTTTCCCTTATCGAATCGAGGTGCTCTTTGACCATCATCAACTCCCTGCTGAATCAGCTGGCCGCGGACCTTCCCACAACCACATTATTATTTTCAGACTCCGCATAATACTATAAATAGCATTTCGTCCCAAGTAAAAGATTCTTGAGACAATAATCAGTGACTCACGACCAGACTTATATTCAGATCTCCCTGTACCTGAAGCAGGTTGTAAGGTGATCATTCACCATCCCGGCCGCCTGCATGAACGCATAGCAGATCACAGGGCCGACAAACTTGAACCCGCGTTTCTTCATGTCTTTGCTCATGGCCCTGGACTCATCGCTTTCGGCGGGGATATCTTTTTCCATCTTCCAGGCGTTCTTTAATGTCCTTCCATCTGTAAACTGCCAGATGTACCGGTCGAAGCTGCCGAATTCTTCCTGTACGAGGAGCATAGACCTTGCGTTATGGACTGCCGAACCCACCTTCTGCCTGTTCCTGATTATCCCCTCATCGGTAAGAAGGGCCTCGATCTTCTTTTCAGTGTATTTCGCTACTTTGACAGGATCGAACCCGTCGAAAGCCTTCCTGTACCCCTCTCTTCTCTTCAACACGGTCAGCCAGCTCAATCCTGCCTGAGCGGCGTCCAGGACCAGGAATTCGAACAATTTTATATCATCATGCTGGGGGACCCCCCACTCGGAATCATGATATTCGGTCAAAAGGGGATGGGTCTCCGCCCAGTCGCATCGCTTCTTCATACTTTGCGGTCCTTTCATCTTTCCTGCCTTGTCCAGGGTCTCCTTTACCGGGCACTGTTTTCACAGGCCTGTGTCAAGGACCGAAAAAGGATATCATCTGAATAAATTGAAGACAAGAAGCTAATGAGACAGATTCCCATCAGGCACCAGTGATCGAGCTGGCTTCGGTCGCCCAGTCGAGTGCCTCCAGATATGCATCGTTGAGTTTTTCCGCCTTAAAGGAACTATCCTCGAAGTTCTCCCAGTTCCAGTGCTCATAATCCAGCACATACTCGAGTGTTTCCCCGAGGACACCTTCATTGTCCAGGATCGCGGCCTTAACGTTGTGCCCCAGAGGAAGGAGCTCCAGGATGTCTTTCATCGGTCTTTTGAGCATCGCCTCCAGGACCGAGAACAGGCCGACCATGAATCCGGTCCCTCCCAGTTCCACATCGATCGACCGGGTCAGGGTCTCGCACATCTTTCCCCTTACCATCGCTATCCTGATAAGCTCTTCGGGATGTCCCTCCATCCTCGAAAGCAGGAGAATGCTGAGCCAGGACCTGATCTTTTCAATACCGAGCATGATGAGCGCTTCCTGGATCGAATCGATCTCCCTCGGAAGGGTATAATATGCGGAGTTGATCAACCTGAGCAGCATATAGCTAAGCGATACGTCCTGCTTCACTATCTCTCCGATCTCTTCAAAATTCACATTCTTACCCTGCAGCCGGGCAAGCAGTCTCATGACCATGAGGGTAGACGCCGGCATAGACTGGCCTGTGATTATCTTCGGCTTCTCGAGAAAGAAACCCTGATAGTAGTCGAATCCATGTTTAGCACAGTATTCGTACTCCTCCATCGTCTCGATCTTCTCGGCGAGGATCTTGACTCCATGCGACCTGAGTTTTCGGACGCATCCGGTAAGTTCTGCCGCCCTGATCTGCCGCAGATCGACTTTTGCCACCCAGGCAATATCGAGAAGAGGTTCTTTCCCGTCAGGATCGACGATGTCGTCCAGGGCTATCTTGAATCCCTGGTCGCGAAGATCACGCACAGACTCGATTACCTGGTCATCGACCTCGATGTCTTCCAGTACCTCGATCACGACCTTGGCAGGGGGAAGAGGAATGGGATGCTCGCCTGTCAGAAACCCCCTTGGAAAATTTATAAACGCGAGTTTTCTGCCGACCAGGTTCTCCAGGCCTATATCCACGAAGGTATTCATGATCACATTCGACACGGCACTTTCACCATCGGAGAACTGCGCAGTCTGGGCGTCTCCCCTGTGCCTGTAGAGGAGTTCATACCCGATCACCTTGAGTTTCCTGTTATAAATTGGTTGTCTGCCCACGAAGACGTCCGACACTATCGCCTCCCCGAAAACCGGCTTCATACAGACCGGGATCAGATCCGGCCTGATGCTGTTGAGATTCGAACTGCCGCTACTGAGATCAGAGCTGCCTCATCCAGGATCAGGAATGACACAGCGCGGCCCTTCTCTTGACTTATCCTCGGCATTTACAGAAAATAATTGAGGTTAAAAGGCAGATCGCTGTCATGATCAAGTTCGCTTCTTCATCACATGTCGACCTTTTCAATTTACTCTGTCAGACTTTGTGTGAATCGAATTCACTCGTGGAGCCAGCAGCTGACCGACCTTTTACCGTCGATCTTTTTCAGTGAGGGGATATCCTTCCGGCACCTTGGCATTGCATCAGGGCACCTCGTATGGAATGCGCAGCCCGGCGGGACATCGAGCGGACTGGGAACATCACCACGGATGAAGGCCTTCATCTTCCCGCTCACGGGAACCGGTTTCGGGATCGAATCGAGAAGTCCTCGTGTGTAAGGATGAAGCGGCTCCCTGAAGATATCTGCCGAATCAGCCTCTTCCACGATCCTGCCGAGATACATGACGGCCACCCTGTCACTGACATGTTTGACGACTCCAAGGTCGTGGGCGACGAACAGGTATGTCAGGCCCATACTTTCCTGAAGGTCTTTCATGAGATTGATGATCTGCGCCTGAACCGACACGTCGAGGGCCGAGACCGGTTCGTCGGCAATGATTATATCGGGCTGTACTGCCAGCGCCCTGGCAATACCGATCCGCTGTCTCTGCCCGCCGGAGAATTCGTGTGGATACCTGCCTGACACCGACGGCTGGAGGCCGACCCGGGACAGCAGTTCCCTGACCTTCTCATCCACTTCCCTTCCTCTGGCCAGGCCATGGATCCTGATCCCCTCTCCGATCGTGGAACCCACGCTGAGCCGGGGATTGAGTGAGGAATAAGGATCCTGGAAAATCATCTGTATCCTGCGTCTGGCCTTTCTGAGTTCCCTGCCCCTGAGAGCCAGAAAATCGATACCATCGATCTCTATCGTACCCGACTCAGGTTCTTCCAGTCTGATAAGTACACGTGATAAGGTTGTCTTGCCACAGCCCGACTCTCCGACCAGCCCAAGTGTCGTTCCCCGTTCCAGCCTGATATCGACTCCATCTACGGCCCTGACGATCCCCTTGTTGCGAGAAAAAAGTCCGTACGAAGCCCTGAAATATTTCCTGACCCCTTCCGCCTTCAAGATCAGCTCTCTACCGCTCATATGACCTTTCCGTTATCCGTCACGTGGTCTCACCAGACAACCAGCAACGGGAGAAATGCCCGTCTCCCGTATCGAACATCGGGGGCTCCTCCCGGAGACACCGGTCTATTCTTTTCGAACACCGGTCGCTGAACCTGCAACCAGCCGGCATCCGGAGAGGGTCAGGCACCCTGCCCGGTATCACATCGAGTCTTTCAACATCGATATCAAGCCTCGGTATGGAGGCCATCAGACCTTCGGTATAGGGATGTTCCGGCCGGGAAAAAAGATCACTCACGGAAGCATTCTCCACGATGACCCCGGCATACATGACCATAACACGTTCGACCATCTGGGCCACTACCGAAAGATCATGTGTGATCAGCAGCACCGACATCTCCATCTCTTCTCGAAGATCAAGGAGAAGTTCCATGATCTGAGCCTGAACAGATACATCGAGGGCGGTGCTCGGTTCGTCGGCTATCAGCAGCCTCGGCTGACAGCTCAGAGCCATCGCTATCATCACCCTCTGTCTCATACCTCCGCTCATCTGGTGGGGGTAGTCGCTGTAGCGTTTCTCCGGATCAGGGATCCTGACCAGCCGCAGCATCTCCACGGCTTTCGCCCTGCTGTCCTTCCTCCCCAGTCCCTGATGAAGACTGATCGCCTCACGTATCTGTTCTCCGCATGTGAATACAGGGTTGAGGCTCGACAATGGTTCCTGGAAGACAATCGAGATATCATTTCCACGGATCCGGCGCATCTCCTTCGCGGTCAGGGTCAGAAGATCCCTGCCATCAAGAATGACCGATCCCGCTGTGATCCTTCCCGGGGGATCGGAGATCAACCTCATGATCGATAACGCGGTGACGCTCTTTCCACAACCCGATTCGCCCACCAGCCCCACAGCCTCACCCTTACCGATCACAAAACTGACATCGTCCACAGCACATGCCGGACCATCTTCGGTCATGAACTCGGTCCTGAGGCCCGTTACTTCAAGAAGGTTTTCCATAGATTCCGCTTCAGCGCTCCTCTGCCGATCATCCGGCTTTTCATGTAAACTGTACAGGATCGAACGAATCTTTCAACCCGTCGCCCAGAAGGTTGTACCCGATGACTGTAGCAATAATAGCTATACCTGGAAAAGTAGAAATCCACCAGGCATTGAGCAGGACATCTCTTCCCTCGAACACCATCTGTCCCCAGCTCGGTGTCGGAGGTGGCACACCCAACCCCAGAAAACTGAGCGCCGCCTCGATCAGTATTATTCCGCCGATACGAAGAGTGGCCGATATGATCATGACCGTTATTGTATTCGGAAGGAGATGCCTGAAGATGATCCTTCTACTGCCCGCGCCCAGAGATTCCGCCGCAATGATGAAATCCTTGTTCCTCAGGGACAATATCTGCCCCCTGACGAGCCGGGCTGTACCCATCCAGCTCGTCGCGCCCAGAAGGACTATCATAAGAAGGACTGACCTCGAAAAGAGAGCAATGCATGTTAAAAGGAGAAAGATCCTCGGTATAGCCATAAGCGCGTCTACAGTCCGCATGATCACCGAATCCACGATTCCCCCGGCATAACCGGCAACAGCCCCGACCAGCGCACCGATGACGACAGCTATCACTACAGCCAGGAGACTTACAGTCAGCGATATCCTCGACCCGTAGAAGACCCTCGACATCACGTCCCTTCCAAATTTATCAGTGCCGAGAGGGTGCGCCATGGACGGAGGATTATGCCGCATGGCCGGAAGATCCCCGTGCTGGACAGGATCGCATGGACTTATTACCGGGGCCAGCAACGCCATCGCGTAGAGACAAAGGACGATCACCGCACCTGCCATACCCATCCTGTTTCGCCTGAACCTCGACCATCCGGACGACCAGAGGCTGTTTCCACTGTTCAGGTCTTCAGCCTTCATCGCCCCCTCCTTCCCGTCGAGATCCTGGGATCCAGCAAGGCGTACCCTGTGTCAGCCAGAAGATTACCGAGGATGACCATCACGGCTACTACGAAATTGATCGCCAGCACGACCGGGTAGTCACGCGAATATATGGCATCGACCATCAGCCCACCCATTCCGGGCCATGAAAATATCTTCTCGACAATGACTGCTCCACCGAGCAGAAAAGGAAGACTCAGCCCCAGTATTGTCACAACCGGGATCGCCGCGTTCCTGAAGGCGTGCTTCATCAGCACCCGTCCCTCGGGAAGCCCCTTGGCTCTGGCTGTCCGAATATAGTCCTCCTTCAGGACATCGAGCATGCTTCCCCTCATATACCTGGCAAGCCCCGCCGCCGAAGCCACACCGAGGACAAAAGCCGGAAGGATGAGGTGTGATAACCTGTCAGCAGACAATTGCAACCCACTCAGACCTGAGACATCCAGTGATTGCATATGTGAAGAGGGCAGTACGCCCAGCTTGAGCGAGAAAAAAAGTATCAGCATAAGCGCGAGCCAGAACGATGGAACAGAATATAAAAAGAGTGAGATGACAGTGGTCAGCCTGTCGAACACCGAATATCTGCGTGCCGCGGAAACCATCCCCAGCATTATTCCAATGACCATATAAAGGAAGAGAGATGCGACAGTGAGTCTCAATGTGTTCGGTATAGCAATTCTCAGCAATTCGCCGACAGGCCTGTTGTATCTCAGGCTCGTCCCGAAGTCGCCCTTCACAAAGCTGCCCGCCCAGCGGAAATACTGTTCCATAACGGGACGATCGAGTCCCAGTTGTTCTCTCATCAT
This genomic interval from Candidatus Latescibacterota bacterium contains the following:
- a CDS encoding DNA-3-methyladenine glycosylase I, producing the protein MKKRCDWAETHPLLTEYHDSEWGVPQHDDIKLFEFLVLDAAQAGLSWLTVLKRREGYRKAFDGFDPVKVAKYTEKKIEALLTDEGIIRNRQKVGSAVHNARSMLLVQEEFGSFDRYIWQFTDGRTLKNAWKMEKDIPAESDESRAMSKDMKKRGFKFVGPVICYAFMQAAGMVNDHLTTCFRYREI
- a CDS encoding HDOD domain-containing protein — its product is MSDVFVGRQPIYNRKLKVIGYELLYRHRGDAQTAQFSDGESAVSNVIMNTFVDIGLENLVGRKLAFINFPRGFLTGEHPIPLPPAKVVIEVLEDIEVDDQVIESVRDLRDQGFKIALDDIVDPDGKEPLLDIAWVAKVDLRQIRAAELTGCVRKLRSHGVKILAEKIETMEEYEYCAKHGFDYYQGFFLEKPKIITGQSMPASTLMVMRLLARLQGKNVNFEEIGEIVKQDVSLSYMLLRLINSAYYTLPREIDSIQEALIMLGIEKIRSWLSILLLSRMEGHPEELIRIAMVRGKMCETLTRSIDVELGGTGFMVGLFSVLEAMLKRPMKDILELLPLGHNVKAAILDNEGVLGETLEYVLDYEHWNWENFEDSSFKAEKLNDAYLEALDWATEASSITGA
- a CDS encoding ATP-binding cassette domain-containing protein, with the translated sequence MSGRELILKAEGVRKYFRASYGLFSRNKGIVRAVDGVDIRLERGTTLGLVGESGCGKTTLSRVLIRLEEPESGTIEIDGIDFLALRGRELRKARRRIQMIFQDPYSSLNPRLSVGSTIGEGIRIHGLARGREVDEKVRELLSRVGLQPSVSGRYPHEFSGGQRQRIGIARALAVQPDIIIADEPVSALDVSVQAQIINLMKDLQESMGLTYLFVAHDLGVVKHVSDRVAVMYLGRIVEEADSADIFREPLHPYTRGLLDSIPKPVPVSGKMKAFIRGDVPSPLDVPPGCAFHTRCPDAMPRCRKDIPSLKKIDGKRSVSCWLHE
- a CDS encoding ABC transporter ATP-binding protein, with protein sequence MENLLEVTGLRTEFMTEDGPACAVDDVSFVIGKGEAVGLVGESGCGKSVTALSIMRLISDPPGRITAGSVILDGRDLLTLTAKEMRRIRGNDISIVFQEPLSSLNPVFTCGEQIREAISLHQGLGRKDSRAKAVEMLRLVRIPDPEKRYSDYPHQMSGGMRQRVMIAMALSCQPRLLIADEPSTALDVSVQAQIMELLLDLREEMEMSVLLITHDLSVVAQMVERVMVMYAGVIVENASVSDLFSRPEHPYTEGLMASIPRLDIDVERLDVIPGRVPDPLRMPAGCRFSDRCSKRIDRCLREEPPMFDTGDGHFSRCWLSGETT
- a CDS encoding ABC transporter permease; the encoded protein is MKAEDLNSGNSLWSSGWSRFRRNRMGMAGAVIVLCLYAMALLAPVISPCDPVQHGDLPAMRHNPPSMAHPLGTDKFGRDVMSRVFYGSRISLTVSLLAVVIAVVIGALVGAVAGYAGGIVDSVIMRTVDALMAIPRIFLLLTCIALFSRSVLLMIVLLGATSWMGTARLVRGQILSLRNKDFIIAAESLGAGSRRIIFRHLLPNTITVMIISATLRIGGIILIEAALSFLGLGVPPPTPSWGQMVFEGRDVLLNAWWISTFPGIAIIATVIGYNLLGDGLKDSFDPVQFT
- a CDS encoding ABC transporter permease; amino-acid sequence: MVAYLIRRSLQSLLLIWIVLTITFFLMHLAPGDPMARYDHPDISPETVRMMREQLGLDRPVMEQYFRWAGSFVKGDFGTSLRYNRPVGELLRIAIPNTLRLTVASLFLYMVIGIMLGMVSAARRYSVFDRLTTVISLFLYSVPSFWLALMLILFFSLKLGVLPSSHMQSLDVSGLSGLQLSADRLSHLILPAFVLGVASAAGLARYMRGSMLDVLKEDYIRTARAKGLPEGRVLMKHAFRNAAIPVVTILGLSLPFLLGGAVIVEKIFSWPGMGGLMVDAIYSRDYPVVLAINFVVAVMVILGNLLADTGYALLDPRISTGRRGR